A single window of Anomaloglossus baeobatrachus isolate aAnoBae1 chromosome 9, aAnoBae1.hap1, whole genome shotgun sequence DNA harbors:
- the LOC142251783 gene encoding olfactory receptor 8B8-like gives MDLTNTSVKPYFIIKGMSDNPKLQLPFFLLMLLIYLVTLGGNMTILLLIVLDHHLHTPMYFFLGNVSTLDLSCSTVTLHKALVTYLSGDRTVSFGSCFAQIFLFLSLTCDELLILTAMSYDRYVAICNPLRYNVVMNSKACFILASASWVMGFLNIMPVFVEISLFTCYTSLEVNHFFCDVIPVLKLTCNDTSNLELYIIIEGVLLASFTPFILTFISYVFIISTILRIRSSIGRRKAFYTCSSHLTVVILLYGTLCYQYFRPITLVSLESSKVSSLFNTAAVPILNPLIYSLKNKDVIAAMRKLLGCFKTNRVQVKNKK, from the coding sequence ATGGATCTGACCAACACATCTGTGAAACCATATTTCATTATTAAAGGTATGTCAGATAATCCGAAGCTACAACTTCCATTCTTCCTTCTCATGCTCCTCATTTATCTTGTCACTCTTGGTGGTAACATGACCATTCTTCTTCTGATCGTCCTTGATCATCATCTCCATACTCCCATGTACTTCTTTCTGGGGAACGTATCCACACTGGACTTGTCATGCTCTACCGTAACTCTACATAAAGCTCTTGTTACCTACCTATCAGGAGACAGAACCGTCTCGTTCGGTAGCTGTTTTGCCCAAATATTTCTGTTCTTGTCATTAACGTGTGATGAGCTGTTGATTCTGACCGCTATGAGTTACGATCGCTACGTAGCTATCTGCAACCCTTTACGTTACAATGTGGTTATGAACAGCAAGGCCTGTTTTATTCTGGCCAGTGCCTCCTGGGTCATGGGTTTTCTAAACATCATGCCAGTATTCGTGGAAATATCCTTATTTACATGCTACACGTCATTGGAAGTCAACCATTTCTTCTGTGATGTTATTCCCGTCCTAAAACTTACTTGTAATGACACCAGCAATTTGGAACTCTATATAATTATCGAAGGAGTATTACTTGCCTCCTTTACCCCTTTCATCCTCACCTTTATATCTTATGTTTTTATCATTAGTACCATCCTGAGGATACGGTCCAGTATTGGCAGACGTAAAGCCTTCTACACGTGTTCCTCACACCTGACCGTTGTCATCCTCCTCTATGGCACTTTGTGTTACCAGTATTTCCGACCCATTACATTAGTCAGTTTGGAGTCCAGTAAAGTCTCTTCATTGTTTAATACGGCCGCCGTGCCCATATTAAACCCCCtgatttacagtttgaaaaataaggaTGTGATAGCGGCGATGAGGAAATTGTTAGGTTGTTTTAAGACCAACAGGGTACAggtaaaaaataaaaagtag
- the LOC142250371 gene encoding 3-galactosyl-N-acetylglucosaminide 4-alpha-L-fucosyltransferase FUT3-like, with translation MLGNISRYHIIIALLFFIFLVSSNWILVNRNFQFPKYPQATIMLNKEIQNLRTAKSSLLPQKETLLLVWNWPWGAQFPLDKCETEFEITGCKLSTDRGLYSVADAVIIHHADIRGDKRSLPQQPRNPYQRWVWLNLEPPLRLPNMEILDNLFNMTMTFRHDSDIFTPYGHIESLREPQNVTIPEKSKLVCWVVSSWYPGIRRIAYYQELRKHISVDVYGAQHKRLDNEDFNSTIAQYKFYLAFENFNYPDYITEKLWANALGSGTVPVVLGTSRENYERFVPGDAFIHVDDFPTAKELAAYLLELDKDDEKYRKYFNWRSRYRVRPRKGWPEAYCKACEIIKQGPRYQVIRSVAKWFLDV, from the coding sequence atgttgggaaACATCAGCCGATATCATATCATTATAGCCCTATTATTTTTCATATTTCTCGTTTCAAGTAACTGGATACTTGTTAACCGGAATTTCCAATTTCCGAAATATCCACAAGCAACAATAATGCTTAATAAAGAGATTCAAAATTTGAGGACAGCAAAGTCAAGTCTTCTACCACAAAAAGAGACTCTTCTCCTGGTTTGGAATTGGCCATGGGGTGCTCAATTTCCATTAGATAAGTGTGAGACTGAGTTTGAAATTACGGGGTGTAAGCTATCCACAGATAGAGGGCTGTATAGTGTGGCCGATGCCGTCATCATCCACCATGCAGATATTAGGGGCGATAAAAGGTCATTACCTCAGCAACCAAGAAATCCTTATCAACGTTGGGTCTGGCTCAACCTGGAGCCACCACTACGTCTGCCAAACATGGAAATTCTGGATAATTTGTTCAACATGACAATGACTTTCCGTCATGATTCCGATATTTTCACTCCATATGGTCATATTGAATCATTGAGGGAACCTCAAAACGTTACTATTCCGGAAAAATCAAAGTTGGTATGTTGGGTGGTCAGCTCATGGTACCCTGGTATTCGTCGTATAGCTTATTATCAGGAGCTGAGGAAGCACATATCTGTTGATGTTTATGGGGCCCAACATAAGCGATTGGACAATGAGGATTTTAATTCGACCATAGCTCAGTACAAATTCTACTTGGCATTTGAAAACTTTAACTACCCAGATTACATTACAGAGAAACTATGGGCGAACGCTCTGGGCTCAGGGACCGTGCCAGTTGTACTGGGAACCTCCCGCGAAAATTACGAACGCTTTGTTCCCGGAGATGCTTTCATACATGTTGATGACTTCCCAACTGCAAAGGAACTGGCTGCCTACCTTCTTGAATTGGACAAGGATGATGAGAAATATAGGAAGTATTTCAACTGGAGATCGCGATATAGAGTGCGTCCGCGGAAGGGATGGCCGGAAGCTTATTGTAAAGCCTGTGAAATTATCAAGCAGGGTCCAAGGTATCAAGTCATTCGTAGTGTGGCAAAGTGGTTCCTTGATGTTTAA